The DNA region AATTCTCTCACAATAGCGAAAAATCAATGCTCACCACAGGCAGTCAATGCAACAAAATGTGTGAAAGGATGATTTGTTGTTGTCTATGATGTGACCGTGCCTCAACCTGACATTACAAGTGATAAATTAGTGATGGATTAGCAGCAAAGGTTCAGCCTTGACCAGCGAAAATATAAATGTGATGGGGTTTGATTGGTCATggtgcatttcctgttttcagtttcagttgcagtcctctttttctttttattagaGGTTGTTTTCCCCCTATTTGTTCAATGAATGTTGCTCATAATTAGCCCACTATTCTATTCATGGATACAATATGCTTCCACCAAATGGTGCATATACCTGGaacatgtttgtttctctccagatctgttttttattttcttctgatGACACCATTTTGAGGTCCAACTCTGTTTTCAGGAAAGCAATATCCCAAAGATGGAGCTCTGAAGCAACAAAGTGCCCTAATTGCTATATTGGCTATGACAGccttgttcttttctttcatcGCTAACACACTCCATCAGCCTTTTCTCCGTCCTCCCACTATGCactcatctctcctcttcaacattttgtcctctgacaatgcagaaaaatgggCAACCTTACCCCTTTTTCCAAAATAtctatttctctttttctccatcacaaacacagacacactcatgcAAGTAGGATAATTTATTCTGCCATGTGCCCATTTTCCCTCATCTTCCCCTCTACCCACTCTGACCCCACTCTAAACGCTGGAGGTCACATATTTATTCTTCAGTTTCTCTTCCAGCTGTGATGgcacaaaggaaataaaatcagaGTTATTTATTAGGATATAAAACATGTAGTTTCTGGAAAATGAAACCTTGGAGGATGGATGATATCGAATTTTTCAACATGGTGCTCAATTCAAGCcattgtctccctctctccctgggGACCTGGCCTGTTACATGTTGCATTTAAGCACACAGGTCAATAAAGGTAATTGATAAGCTCTCATATGGATATATAGTGATGAATGAAGGATATTTCTGGTGCGATGAATCAAACTACCTCTGGAGCTATGAATGGATGGTTGTATCCTCCACCTAATGGGAATAAGCATAAACTCATTCCCCGTAGTCCACGCCGTGCAGTGTCACAGACAGGCACCTGTATTGCGTTATTGGTCCATCACTTACACTTTACGAGCACCTCGGAGCTGAGGCATAAACGGTGTAGCACGGCTGGTGATGGATTAGCGGTAGATTATTGGTAAGTCCATTGATCTGCCCAGGAAGGCGACAGAAATATAGCATCAATCTTCAAGTTAGATCTTTATAGAATCAACAAAGAAAGATGTCATATACTGGTAAAAAGAGACAATTTCATAGGAGATGACCCATGTAGCAGAGGGCCAAAGTCTTAGCAATATTAATTCAAAACTCTTTAATTAATTTGTTGTATTTCAAGTAGTTTTTTCCACATAATCATCCTTAATCTTAAAAATATCTTTCTCCTGCAAAACAGATACTGCTGTTTCCATCCATAAGCACAAGTGGAGGAGAGGATATCAAAaaatgctgccctctgctggagaaACAAGGCACACTGAAGGACAAAGTCCACCAAACTGAAATGATctttaatgtaaaaaaacaacaacactgtaatattttttttttttttaacaccctgacacataaacaaataaacacatcacAACCACACCAACGTAAGCACTGATAACAACATTTTGACCCTTGTTGTTCAAGATACATTCAACGGTGCAAAGCCCATAATTACAGTTATTAAAAGAAACACTTTGGCATCAGGAGAGAAACTTGTAGCTTATTCACATGTTCAGCAGCAATGAATGCTGGCTGTACTGTGTATCATCAACTGTGACACAGGACTTTTAGTGTGTCTACATTGACTCAACAAatcctttttaaaaaaggagTACATAACATctaattattcatttatgtccaCGAAACAGGCTCAACACAACGTAAGGAAAGGTACGAaagttaaacaaaaacaaactcctGTGTCGAGTCGCATCACCTGACTTCACTAAAATGTAGACAGACAAAGAACTACTCTGGAAATCATTCACATAATCACTTTCCACTGTTGTCTTAAGTCCCTCATTGCCGGTTTTCCATGCATGGTCTCTGGTAATGAAGTGGTTTCTGGCGGTTGAAAGTGGTCCAGTGCATACGCCTCTCAAAAACAGGCCCTGTTGAACGCCTCTGTCCAGTTCTGGTATgatttttgtctcttttaatAAGAGTGTGTCACAAGCTTCAATAAATTCTCCAATATGGATAGTCAAGAGCTACTCTTCCAAACCTTAATCTTCCGCACCATGACGAACATTCACCTTTAGTCAGTAACAAAAGGCACTGACAGGAGAATGACTTCATGGGACAGGCAAGATGCTTGTTGGCTTTGAAAAGTCAATGCCAAGTTGTCGATAAAATACTAAAATGTTGGAACctggaaaaataaatccatGGTTACATGTATAGTAAATATTCTTCTCTGCTCAGTTCAGTACTTTGCTACAAGGCCGACTTAGCTTTGAAACATTTACAGTTGATTTCAGGCATTTACATCACGCTCTTATTCAGAGCAACTTACAAGAGGAGAGCTTATTAGTCTCAGTCTGAGACAATCCCAACTGTCTTATTCGGCTTTAAGCAGCTGTTcaacaaatcatctaaaagctGCGTTCATTAGTTGTTCACAAAGCTGTCTGTTCCTCTTTAGACATTTTCACTTTATCTGAACAGTTtgaccccatttacacctgaCTGACATGCGACCTGTCTCCCTTATCTGGATGAGGAAAAACGAGGTATATAATTTATAATGTCATACACAGTAACTAATATCTTGATGTATTTCATTTGCTGAATTTAATTAAGATTTTATTGTAGAAAGTGTTTCACAGAGTTTGTGAAGTGCTCCCCAACTCAGCAACTCACAAACTTCTGTGTTCTTTAAAGGGAGTCTGGGGCTGATTGAGTGCCACCATAAATTTCTCATGTGCAGGGtttgctctggaggacagaggtcTGATTTCGATGGGGATAACAAGAACGCATTAAAAGCACAAGGTGTAAACGTAAAGGCGAGATCGGATCTTTTATTGTCCAGATAACGCATCCGGAGGCAGATCCCACGTTTatgccaggtgtaaatggggtgtTTGCGTCTGTAGTGGTTGCATTTTTTTAAGCTTCAGTCAAAATACAAAAACCCTGCTTTGAACAGCAGAATTCAGCAAGATTAGAAATAAGATGTGCAGTCTCTTACTCAAGCACAAGAAGTCTGTGTGGCCAGTCATGATTTGCACTGACTTGCTTGTGTAAGTCAATGCACTGCCTCTCCCTTTTGGCCTCTGTCCCATCAGTGTGATTCATTTTTGTCACCGTCCATGTGCGGCCTTCCTGTTGATGTTTGCCAGGCTGTGTGCCAGCTTCTTGGTGAAGAGCGGGTGGGTTTTACCACAATATGTGTGTGTCGTGTTCAACAGCTCCTTCTCCAAAGGATCCAGCAAAGACGTCACGGGATCCGCACCAAACGAGTACTGGAACGACAAAATTCATTGCTTAGTTACTTTTGGGATGTGCATTAAAAGTGTAGATGACACACTTTATGTGCTCAAACAAGGAACTGTCCCAATAGAAAGGCAGACGTATGGTATGAAGGAGACTTTTGTGTATCCATCATGTTGCCAAGTAAGATGCTTTgtatcttttctctctccctgtttctgcagagagctgcacaacgggggtggtggtggtggtctaAAGGCTGGAGGAGCGGGCTCGGAAACTTCAAATGAACCGCTGAAATCCCAAACTGCTGTCCAAACTCCCCTAAGGACGGCTCTCAACCCCCTGCTGTTCCAGCAAAATTGATCAGATTCCCTCAGCAAGTAAGCAAAGTGGTGCTTTGGGCAGCATTTGTGCTCGGAAGATATCGCTCCCTGGATAAATTAAAAAGTAAATCCACAAAGCACGCTGGACTCAGATGGGACTCCAAATCTAACCTGATCGGTCAGCCGGGCTAAACATAAAGGAGATCAGGTTGTAGGAGTCAGTTTTATGCTATGGGCTTACCGTCCAGTGATAAGAGGGGATTACAGAAGAAATTTCATGTCTTCCCAATAATGAAGGAGCCTTTACAACGCTCCGAGGAAATCAAAGGGGAATTACCATTTTTTATGCCGGCTCATTTGCTTGCGGTTGGGTCCCTGATATTGGGTCACAAAGAGAATGGCGTTTTTAtgagcgcacacacgcacacacccgcCGGTCATAAAGTTGCATTTACAGTTGGCGTATTGATTTTGTGTGGCTGATGGGGCACTGTTGGTGCGCAGACTCCCACTCTAAACGTACCATCGGCTGTAAAATTTAACTGCTGCTTCCTGGGCTCGGCTTCTCGCAGcgaagggagggaggagatgcTTTACGATGGACGGGCCGCGGCGGTGCGTTTGAGacgcagacaggcagacagacagggaggagcGCTGCTGTTCGTGTTCACGTTTCTTTGTGTGAGGATACGGGGCACGGACACTGATTTACACACCGCCGCCTCCAGTTTATTAAGAATACGAACtgctttgaaagaaaaacacattttcaaaggtGGAATGAACGACGTGTTGTGATACGAACAACAGATCATATTGGCTTTTCTGTGATGTATAGGACACGTTTACTGTTTGCGTTTTGTGAGTCTGGACCGCAGAAAGCGAGCTTGTGGCTACCTAGCTCAGTTATATCAACTTATATTGACAGAAAAGCTAAAAATGTGGACGGATGACAGCCCGCTACTTTAATGCCTCTGTACGGTGACAACATTCCAGGCTGAGACCCCGACCACTGAAAAGAGTCAACTAGAGCAGCAAATATTAATCAATGAATGGATTAGTTGTCAACTATTAAAGTAAACGTCAACTACTTTGATAACCGATTACTCCCTTTGAGTCATTTTCCagtttcttaaatgtgaatattttgtgGTTTCTTTACTCCTCAATGAGAGTAAACTTTGGAGGACGTCATGCTGGACTTTGGAGAACACTGATGGATGTTTTTCGCCATTTTTTATAGACCAAACTCATTGATTTATCGAGAAAATCAATGACAACAGTGGAACTGATACACTGATACACTTCCTGCTTCAAAGCTAAATTTTATTGAGGAACACTGGTCGAAGGAGTGCCATTACAATAGCCCTCCAATAAATATACTTAATCTGAACTGAGCAACAAATTACTGTGCATATCACACAGCGAACAGGTACACATCTGGGGACagatgaagacattttgacaggtCACAGTAGGAAGAACACAGGCGTAAAAGGCCAACTTCAGACGTTGCATTTCTCGCCTGTCCTCTAGCTCCCCTCACCAGATGACACACCTGCTCTGTATTTGTCATCAGCCTCAATATATCATGAGCTCTCTACCCAGCACTCACCCATTTGCCAGATTGCCTCTGTTGCTTACGTTTGTAGAGACTTTTCTCTTTAGCCTGCCTCCCTGTGTGACCCTTTCAGATTTGGGAATCTTTCCTCGGCCACATTTCTGAACCCTCGCACTTTTACTGAGCTGCTGATGTAACGCTGTCCTGTTAGTTATTCACTCCGTAACACGACAGAGGTTCTGCCTGAGGTCCTGCTGCACAAGCAAGAAACAAATTAAACTGTCTGTCCGCTGAgattaaacacacagaggatcaaTCCATAAGTTCTCTATCCTCCCAGCAAACTAGACTTAATCACATATCTATGAAAGTATCAATACCTTCATAGACTATTGGAAAAACTGTGTTGGTGCGTGCTGTGGGCATTTGTGTGGGGTTTTATGCTCACTTGTGGCAGCACAGGTACATCATTGATCCTGTCCTATAAAGCTGTAGTTTTAACTGCAGGCCATGGATAAGGTATGGATCAGCCATTGCTCTGATCTATGTTCGATGCTCTGTTAATAGGAAAGCAATGAGACTCCAAATGTTGATGGCTTCATTAAGTAAATGCCAGCTGTGTCGTCAATATCATTACAGTGCTGGTAAACAACCCATAAACATCCTCACAGGGGAAATTAGCTTTCACTCCAACCATCTGAAAATGGTGgccatgtgtgtttttcagtgcgGACAATCTGATGTCGCTAACACTTGGGGTGTTCGGGGTCAGCGCCAATCCAAAACCTCATCTGGGAGGGCAAAGAAACGGGGCAGTGGAGGAGAGCAGGTGTGTCACTGGGGTTGTAAAAGGCCTCCTTCCATTAGACGTTGTACTAAATTACACCTGCAACACTTTAGGAAGGCTCACCAGGCTGCGtttttaaactgaaatgtaCCCAAGAGACTTTTAACAAGGTGCAGTCTTCAGGCTCTGCTCTGTAGACACTTCATTTCCCAAAAATACCTTTTGAGAATCTGCCTGACATCCTGCATTCAGTATGTGTAgatgaaaatagaaaatgtaatGCAATAAAACCTAAGATCTTCACAAGAAAGCAAGTGTTTCTAGTCATTCCACTcatttttttttggttattaAATTCAACTGTAGAAGAACTGCAAACGTCTTTGACATGATGTATCGTTATCTACGTTAGAAGTGAAATAGATGACCAAACACGCCCAGAAATGCAAGGGCCTCTTCGCGACCTTTTTCACAAGATGGCTAAAATGacgaataaaaaaaaaggctaattaAAGATTAATGGAAGTGCAGTTAATTTTATGCACTGGGGGCAACATTTGAGAACATTAAAGCAGATAAATCTTGGTAGTTTGCTGTTGGAGTTTAATGTTAATACAGCCCGTTTTACATGTAGAGAGTTCTGTATTTTATTGGTGTGAACAGTGCATAAACCCCGCTGTATCATCATCACCAACACATGAAGAGGCTTTATTGCACGCTGTAGCTGAACTCACACAGCCATATGGACAATGATATGGACGACTGTATtcaagcaaacacaaacatgcacgccCACCTTTCGTATGGCCTCGTAAACAGCCCTGAACGCAGGCTGTTTGTGGTCGTGGTAAACCCCTCTGTTTCCATGCAGTATGTAGATGCCGTCTTCTTCGGCTGACGCACAATTACTGCCGTAGATGCAGTGATCTGGACGATAATTCCACTGGCATGGGAACTCCAGCAAGCACTCTGGGAATGGAGGcccacaaacagaaacacttgAGTCTGATAAGTGAATGACCACATTTACATTTGGACAGACTGTCAGGATTAATCCCTATTCAGTTTGAGGCCGCGTGCATGTGCTGCCTTACCAGGGTTTTGGTGGAAAATGATATTGAGGAGGTCCTGGTCTCCCCAGGTAATGTTGAGTTTGTATTTCTGAAGCAGAGGCATCAGCAGCTCCTCCCAACGCAGCCCCACAGATGTCATGTCATTCTGTTGACACAGACATGTAGACAACAGTCAAAAAGATGCCTGTTGTGTCTTAGGATATTGTGGGGAGCTTCACTCCACATCAACTGCAGCAGAAGGAGGACATCTTGTGGCCAACAGAAGTAGTACACAGCTACAGAAAACCAAACGGCCAGCTGATTTATATCTCCTATGTGTCTTCAGCTTTCAGCCCTACCTTAAAGAACATGCTTCTCATCCTCGTCATGTTCATGAGCATGACCCCCGAGTTGATGCCCGTCCTGCCGTAGAAGGGGTGGCGGGCAAAGCGGCTGTACCAGGCGATCCGGGGCTCCTCATGCTCCGGGGCCATAGCAGCCAGCTGGGAGGAATTAAACCGGGACAGGAATGCCCACAGGCGGTCTACGGGCTGCAGGAAGAGGATGTCTGAGTCGACGTACACGATCGAGTCGATGTCCTTTAGGATGAGCTGCACAGatgcaaagagacagacatcacTTAGTATATCAATAATgtggatgttctccagtgtttTGATTGGTGCGTGCTGGCAGTGTGTTCTGCAGTGGCTTTATGAAGGACATTTTCCTCCAGgcaacaaaatgtaaaacatccTGTATCGTGTGGAAAGGCTGAGTACAAGTCAGTACCAAAAGTGAAGATTGTCACCTATAAAGCATGGAAAATGAAATTGGTATTTTACAAGTAGCAATTCCAGTTTTATTGGAGGATTCGACTATGCTTTCCAATTCAGAGCTCCAACTTTtctctgtgcttcttcttctctctgtaaGAAACTCACAGGTAAGAAGAGTCTCTGAGAGGCGCAGGGTTTAAAGAGTTTCTTCCATTCGGCTGCGTTGTCACTGGGGAAGCTGATGGAGTAGACGGTGTAGTTGAACCTGGAGCAAATGAAACCAGGCCACGACTCCAGCTGAAACAGATGACATGTTAGGTTGCGAGTAGGGATATATAGTACAGGAAGTAGTGAATACACAAACTCAAGACTCATTCACAGTCAACGGCACAAAATTTTCAGGTTAGTTTTCAGGCTTTAATTTTCTAAATATTTCCAACTCACAGCTTCCATGAAGCCAGCGTGCAGCTGATCTTCAGCAAAGATGTGCAGGTGGAGGTGCTTGACACTGAAAAGCACGGCAGACTTGATCATGGCGAGAGTTTCCTCCAGCCTCTCCCCACAGGCCACCACAGCCAGGTGCATTGGAGGTTCAGGTCTGCTCTGTAGGCCGCCGCCACCCGTCTCCAAGTGTCCCTGCTGACGCATGATGTACCTGAGTGAGACAACGGAGAGTCGGACAGATGTTATAATGTCTTATGTCATGGTAAACTCTTTCACTTCAGGGATTTTTACATCTGTTTTCTGATCAAACACTTCATGGTGAAGCTGCTAACAGGTTTATTATGTGGTAGTACTCCCTATGGAGTATATTACTGTGGACCCAGCCTGCAGCCATGACTGGCCAGGGACCTCTGCAAAGGATTGGAAAGCAGCAGGAAACGCTTCCTTTTGAACTTTTTATCCCATTTGTCCTTCTGCGCAAACACTAAGAGCTCGCAGAGACAGTGAGGTgcgaaaacaaacaaagctggaCTTGCAACTCCATAAAACATTTGATCATGCattttctgtgtgctttctttcaATAAATTTGTCAAATTGTGAGTTTGGTTTGGTCAATGGGTGACCTACTGCTGTTGGCTGTTATTCGTATGACACCTGCATCTGTCACATCAGTGATGTACCAACTAAACTAGGAACCAGCAGGAGGGCTGCAAGTGATGCTTCACACCTGCCCAAGTCTCGCGTCACTTGCCTTCGATCATAGCGAGAGAAAACGTTAGCTCGCTCTGTGAAGTGTATCGTTACTTTGTCTGCATTGAGCCGTTCCCTCAGTTAGCGTCGCATTCCTATACATAACAAGTGTGCTACCGCGTACATTTCTACATATGTAGCCACCCTTGTTAtatgaaatgtaatgttttaCGCCCATTGAACCCCGTTAAAGCAGCAAAGACCTGAAAATCCTGTCCTACCTGTTATACCAGTGTGGGCTTCGGGGCCCAGTTTTGTCCGCTGCCCCTCGCCTGCCTCCGGGGACTCTCGGTGGGATGAGAACCCGCTTCGGTCCGTTTCCTCCGACCGGCACGTCCGTGTAAAGCAGCTTACTGTAAACATACAAGCCCGAAAAGACGGCAAACACTGTGCACAACAATAGTGCACGAATGTAACGCCGCATTGTGGAGTTTAAAAACGCAACTCCGAGCTAAAGTCATGACACAGAAACTGGCGTTTAATAGCAACTGCGAAGATACACGCTGTGGTAACGTACTTCCGGTCAATGTTTAGAAAATAAAACTCGTATCAGGCGCTGAACAATCGCCCTCTAGCGGTCATATTGCAGCTCTGCAACTCCTGGCCCACATTCAagctttgaaaagaaaactATAGTAAGATTTATTTACACGTTATTTGCATGTTTGAGTAATAATTTAACAATGTGTAAAACCATGGAACAAAATATAATAGCTCTCTTTTTATTGCTTTGACCCTAAAGTAAATTATACATTTAcgctcattttatttttagttggTTTGATACCACATGTTAGaaaatattattatattcatatttcctTTCTAGAATTGACATGTAAAGACTGGGATTTCAGCTCAGATATAGGGGTGGGTAGAataagctctctctctctctctctctctctctctcacacacacacacacacacacacacacacacacacacacacacacacacacacacacacacaaaaacaataacagaaattAGTTAAGTTCGCATGGTCATTATTGACATTTCAGACCAATTTATGCAGTAGTGCACTgttaagtgttttttgtttgtttatttatttatttattttttgtacgCTAATGCTTGACAGTGTGGCTCAGAAATCTGTGGCTTGTTCTAGCACTGTTCTTAAAAACTATGTGAGTGAAAGACAAACTATTTCCCATGGCCATTTTTTTAGCCAACCGTTTACCAGCAATTTCTACATTTGACAAACTTACTTGCATACAGCTGAAACACCAAAGGTTTGGGAATGTACCGCGATACAGATTATATACTTGTCatcattttatattgttgtcaTGAAAACGTTTGATACTTCGTCTCTgaggtttgcaaatctgcgtCCCTCggctttttattttgaaggcgcGCTCAAACTTCCGGTGCTTGTCGCGATTCTATCTCTGCTTGATGCACATCATGCAAGAGACGCTGGAGGTCGGGACCCTCAATGGGGGAAGGGTGGGAGCGATAAGTTGAttcctccctttccctcccCCCACAGGCTCCGTCTGCAGCAATTTTCAATTGACTTCACTTCTGAAAAGACCCATTCATGGCTTTAAGTCATCTTTATTGAGGTGGCTGAACTAAACAACAGACCTGAATGTcaactgcattttcatttaGTGTGggaaaataaagttattatcTGATCTGGGGGTTAATTCGTGTAAAATCCATGTGTAACTATTGTATAATACCACTATACAATGATGTCATGAAGTATTTTGACGCCACTGTTGAATGGATGTGCACAAATTGATGATTactgtgatgaagatgagcagCAGTTATTCAGTTAAACCTCAGATGgagctaaaaacagcaaaaacacaaaactgtaaGCATGCACGTGCCTGGAtgaaagcaggaagtgacaaaaaaagtaaaactgtgTACAAGGAGAGACACTTCTTTGTTtgaattttcttattttcttattcAGACATGTAATAAACAAGTTCACACATTTCGAAACAATTGAGCAtggcaaagcaaaacaaaaccaaaaaatatcAACAAGTGACAACTAACATATTCTTAAGAGTCTTTCCATTTTTGCCACAACCGAATAACAGCTCCCACCAGTCCACGCACCTAGTCCCAGCTAGTGTGGCGAACCAATGAGAACGCGCCTCTGACACATGAAACGATGCTAACAAACTAAGAGACGTAGCCTGTCCCACAATATACCGAGACCATAATATTATCATGCCATGACAGTTCTCAGGATCTGTGCTAAAAATGTGAAAGTAAAAATCTCGACAGTAACACTGGTATGATGGATAATACAACCACATCAAAACATTGTAGTACAATATTTTAGAAATATCCATTTTATCTGTGTAGTATTCTACAGGTTTTATAAGTTATTGTGTAGTTAAGTTGATCTATAGTTGTTCTGCTGGGAGTTTAGTAGATTCTAAAGCTCCCCCACTTTGCTACATCAAAATGGAGGAATTTAAACAGAAGTCCATCACGCCGCACGCCGTCACCTATACAGCTGATAAGCGTGCATGTCCAGGAGTCAAAGCTCTCGTGTCCTGCTGTAGAAGCGTTGTGCTGTGTCCAGACTGGGTCCACAGAACAGGATGAGCGCTGTCTGAGCACGTGCAGcccctgtctgtccagcagGGATTCAAAGGAGAA from Chaetodon trifascialis isolate fChaTrf1 chromosome 22, fChaTrf1.hap1, whole genome shotgun sequence includes:
- the gxylt1b gene encoding glucoside xylosyltransferase 1, translating into MRRYIRALLLCTVFAVFSGLYVYSKLLYTDVPVGGNGPKRVLIPPRVPGGRRGAADKTGPRSPHWYNRYIMRQQGHLETGGGGLQSRPEPPMHLAVVACGERLEETLAMIKSAVLFSVKHLHLHIFAEDQLHAGFMEALESWPGFICSRFNYTVYSISFPSDNAAEWKKLFKPCASQRLFLPLILKDIDSIVYVDSDILFLQPVDRLWAFLSRFNSSQLAAMAPEHEEPRIAWYSRFARHPFYGRTGINSGVMLMNMTRMRSMFFKNDMTSVGLRWEELLMPLLQKYKLNITWGDQDLLNIIFHQNPECLLEFPCQWNYRPDHCIYGSNCASAEEDGIYILHGNRGVYHDHKQPAFRAVYEAIRKYSFGADPVTSLLDPLEKELLNTTHTYCGKTHPLFTKKLAHSLANINRKAAHGR